GGTGGCGGCCTTGCCGATCGACACCTTCCATGAGGTGCTGGACCATTCGATCGGCTTCAACCGCTTCATCATGAACCAGCTCAACGAGCGCCTGGGCCAGTTCGTGGCGGCGCGTGAGACCGAGCGGCTGAACAGCCCGAACATGCGGGTGGCGCGCAGCCTGGCGGCCTTGTTCAATCCGGTGCTGTTTCCGGCGGTGGAGGAAGTGCTGCGCATCACGCAGCAGGAACTGGCGTATCTGGTCGGTCTCTCGCGCCAGCGCGTGAACGAGGCGCTGACGGTGCTGGAGTCGTACGGGGCCATCCGCGTGGCCTATGGCGGGTTGATCGTGTCCGACCTGCAGTTGCTGCGTACTGGCACCTTCGAGCGGCAATGAGCGTGGAGGGGTAGGGCGAGGCCATCCGGTTGCACAGTTGCACGGCTGGTGCGGGTGCGACTGGTGCGGCGTGGTCTGCAGCAGCAATTAACGCTGGCTGCCGCAGGCCGGGCGCGGGATAATGCGCCATGAGTTCCGATACCCCCAAACCGCGCCGCACGCTCTCGCGTCCGGCCAAGCCGGTACAGCCTGATTCCGGCGCCGCTTCATCCTC
The DNA window shown above is from Brachymonas denitrificans and carries:
- a CDS encoding Crp/Fnr family transcriptional regulator, producing the protein MIPTPSLTLLERRRAASQDELETIAWWHVLTPECQRRVRDDMVVGQVHAGELVCRTGRAPTYWFGLLEGLLKMSNDNVNGQSITFSGVAPGGWFGEGTLLKREPYRYNIQALRTSMVAALPIDTFHEVLDHSIGFNRFIMNQLNERLGQFVAARETERLNSPNMRVARSLAALFNPVLFPAVEEVLRITQQELAYLVGLSRQRVNEALTVLESYGAIRVAYGGLIVSDLQLLRTGTFERQ